Proteins from one Arsenophonus apicola genomic window:
- a CDS encoding chorismate mutase — protein MINNLKRYKPCAVILKYSLSTLFFISFTATAHQYQKIAVLIEQRLSYMKYVAKYKFEKHLSVEDHTQENKVILNSINKAETLGLDKKSIEPFMISQINAAKAIQYRYKADWLSMPETINQYDDLKDIRLKISKLSDDILLLIANELKRNGQIKNQICLYINKIQLHNLKDADKKIICSSLKQISLKNKNSN, from the coding sequence ATGATTAATAACCTTAAGCGCTATAAACCCTGTGCAGTTATATTGAAGTACTCCTTATCTACGCTTTTTTTCATTTCATTTACAGCGACGGCTCATCAATACCAAAAAATCGCTGTTCTGATTGAACAACGTCTCTCTTATATGAAATATGTTGCTAAGTATAAATTTGAAAAACACCTTTCGGTAGAAGATCATACACAAGAAAATAAAGTTATTTTAAATTCTATTAATAAAGCAGAAACTTTAGGCTTGGATAAAAAATCAATAGAGCCTTTTATGATATCCCAAATAAATGCAGCTAAAGCAATTCAGTATCGTTATAAGGCAGATTGGCTATCCATGCCAGAAACTATAAATCAATATGATGACTTGAAGGACATTCGTTTAAAAATTAGTAAATTAAGTGATGACATCTTACTATTAATTGCTAATGAATTAAAAAGAAACGGCCAAATAAAAAATCAGATCTGTTTATATATAAATAAAATCCAGCTACATAATCTTAAAGACGCTGATAAAAAAATAATCTGTTCATCACTGAAGCAAATATCTTTAAAAAATAAAAATTCTAACTAG